A single genomic interval of Pelagerythrobacter marensis harbors:
- a CDS encoding type IV secretion system protein VirB3 codes for MFAGVTYSYFVINAVIAVELFLIFKSWWVLLAALVIHGVGMVLCLHEPRFVDLWLTRVRNCPRVKNHALWRCNSYRP; via the coding sequence ATGTTTGCGGGCGTGACCTACAGCTATTTCGTGATCAACGCGGTCATAGCGGTCGAGCTGTTCCTGATCTTTAAGAGCTGGTGGGTGCTGCTCGCGGCGCTTGTGATTCACGGCGTAGGCATGGTCCTATGCCTCCATGAACCGCGGTTCGTCGACCTCTGGCTCACGCGCGTGCGCAACTGCCCGCGGGTGAAGAACCACGCGCTGTGGCGATGCAACTCCTACCGTCCCTGA
- a CDS encoding VirB4 family type IV secretion/conjugal transfer ATPase — protein sequence MQLLPSLTRDPKVMAREAPAGAHLPYARHIDDATIETRDGLLMQTIRLGGLLFETADSDELNYRATLRDAMLRALGSSRYAVYHHLVRRPAAIAMGANPPDSFSRWLDARWKARFEERQLYVNELFLTIVRRPLQGRVGSADRLKSWFSRSSGRNAERLAAEKHALDNAREALMAALGHYDPHLLTIYETAEGRRSEPLEFLSWLFNHDMRPVAVPRGDLGHHVPARRVSFGQHAIELAPAGHLPRSFTAMISIKDWPGRTMPGMFDELARLPFAFDLTQSFALVERREALSRMNLVLRRMQSAEDEALSLRDELVNAKDEVAAGRAGFGEHHTTIAVHADSLKALDANVAEVIALMADLGINAVREDIALEPAFWAQFPGNFRYIARRGLVSTTNFASLASLHNFPVGKPHGNHWGDAVTLFETTAAGPYFFNFHHHDLGNFTVIGPSGSGKTVVLNFLLSQARKFSPRIIFFDKDRGAELFIRAIGGSYDRLRPDAPSGLNPLQLPDTPANRDFLGEWLALLAGGVSAEEQEAIREAIETNYLQPRERRRLRHLVELFRGGDRPRAGDLYSRMRPWWGDGERAWLFDNERDTTDLAQETVGFDMTAILDDPVARTPAMLYFFHRVEERLDGSPAIIVVDEGWKALDDDVFVRRIKDWEKTIRKRNGIVGFATQSAQDALESRIASAIVEQAATQIFMINPKARAEDYMGGFGLTRHEFDLVRTLPDSSHCFLIRHGKESVVARLDLSGENDLLTILSGRESTVRLFDRLLPTTGDNPDDWIPALLGEAA from the coding sequence ATGCAACTCCTACCGTCCCTGACCCGCGATCCCAAGGTGATGGCGCGCGAAGCGCCGGCGGGCGCGCACCTGCCGTATGCCCGGCATATCGACGATGCGACGATCGAGACACGCGACGGCCTCTTGATGCAAACGATCCGCCTCGGCGGCCTGCTGTTCGAGACTGCCGACAGCGACGAACTCAACTACCGCGCGACCCTTCGCGACGCGATGCTGCGCGCGCTCGGCTCGTCGCGGTATGCGGTGTACCACCACCTAGTGCGACGGCCTGCGGCAATCGCGATGGGCGCAAACCCGCCCGACTCCTTCAGCCGCTGGCTCGATGCGCGGTGGAAGGCGCGCTTCGAGGAGCGGCAGCTTTATGTCAACGAGCTGTTCCTGACGATCGTTCGTCGCCCGTTGCAGGGGCGTGTTGGCTCGGCCGACCGCTTGAAGAGCTGGTTCTCGCGCTCGAGCGGGCGCAATGCCGAACGGCTCGCAGCCGAAAAGCACGCACTCGACAACGCGCGCGAAGCACTGATGGCGGCGCTCGGGCACTACGATCCGCATCTGCTTACGATCTACGAGACGGCCGAAGGCCGCCGATCGGAACCGCTCGAGTTCCTCTCGTGGCTCTTCAACCACGATATGCGCCCGGTCGCTGTGCCGCGGGGCGACCTCGGCCATCATGTGCCGGCGCGGCGGGTCAGCTTCGGCCAGCACGCGATCGAACTGGCCCCCGCCGGGCATCTGCCGCGCAGCTTCACCGCGATGATCTCGATCAAGGACTGGCCGGGACGGACGATGCCGGGCATGTTCGACGAACTCGCCCGTCTGCCGTTCGCGTTCGACCTGACGCAGAGCTTCGCGCTCGTGGAACGGCGCGAAGCCTTGTCGCGGATGAACCTCGTCCTCAGGCGGATGCAGTCGGCCGAGGACGAGGCGCTGTCGCTGCGCGACGAACTCGTCAATGCAAAGGACGAAGTGGCCGCGGGTCGCGCAGGCTTCGGCGAACATCACACGACGATCGCGGTGCACGCCGACAGCCTCAAGGCGCTCGATGCCAATGTCGCCGAAGTCATCGCGCTGATGGCCGATCTCGGCATCAACGCAGTGCGCGAGGACATTGCGCTCGAACCCGCCTTCTGGGCGCAGTTCCCCGGCAACTTCCGGTATATCGCCCGGCGCGGGCTGGTTTCGACGACGAACTTTGCAAGTCTCGCCAGCCTGCACAACTTCCCCGTGGGTAAGCCGCACGGCAATCACTGGGGCGATGCGGTGACGCTGTTCGAGACGACCGCGGCCGGGCCATACTTCTTCAACTTCCATCATCACGATCTAGGCAATTTTACCGTGATCGGGCCGTCGGGCTCGGGCAAGACGGTGGTGCTCAATTTCCTGCTTTCGCAGGCGCGCAAGTTCAGCCCCCGGATTATCTTCTTCGACAAGGATCGAGGCGCGGAGCTGTTCATCCGCGCAATCGGCGGGAGCTACGACCGGTTGCGGCCCGATGCGCCCTCGGGTCTCAACCCGCTGCAGCTCCCCGACACGCCGGCAAACCGCGATTTTCTCGGCGAGTGGCTTGCGCTGCTTGCCGGCGGCGTTTCCGCCGAAGAGCAGGAGGCGATCCGCGAGGCGATCGAGACGAACTATCTTCAGCCGCGCGAGCGGCGCCGGCTGCGCCATCTGGTCGAGCTCTTCCGCGGTGGCGACCGCCCGCGCGCAGGCGATCTCTATTCGCGTATGCGCCCGTGGTGGGGCGATGGCGAGCGCGCCTGGCTGTTCGACAACGAACGCGACACGACCGACCTTGCGCAGGAGACAGTCGGGTTCGACATGACCGCGATCCTCGACGATCCCGTAGCGCGCACCCCGGCCATGCTCTATTTCTTCCACCGGGTGGAGGAGCGGCTCGACGGCTCGCCGGCGATCATCGTGGTCGACGAGGGTTGGAAAGCGCTCGACGACGATGTCTTCGTGCGGCGGATCAAGGATTGGGAGAAGACGATCCGCAAGCGCAACGGGATCGTCGGTTTTGCGACCCAGAGCGCGCAGGACGCGCTCGAGAGCCGGATCGCGAGCGCGATCGTCGAACAAGCCGCGACGCAGATCTTCATGATCAATCCCAAGGCGCGCGCGGAAGATTATATGGGCGGGTTTGGGCTGACGCGGCACGAGTTCGATCTTGTTCGCACCCTGCCCGATTCCTCGCATTGCTTCCTGATCCGGCACGGCAAGGAAAGCGTGGTCGCGCGGCTCGACCTGTCGGGCGAGAACGATCTGCTGACGATCCTGTCCGGACGCGAAAGCACGGTGCGGTTGTTCGACCGCCTGCTGCCGACCACCGGCGACAATCCCGACGACTGGATACCGGCCCTGCTCGGGGAAGCTGCCTGA
- a CDS encoding type IV secretion system protein gives MACAAIVTGDRFLSRTLEHIDCQAQLLGSFGYQALGQPGSLASTVVAGLLTLFIAIIGLRFLFGPGPGARDLVYDALKVGIVLTLTFSWPAFRTVVHDVAIAGPAEIASGIATPGIGDTSAGFVERLQRVDAAIMHLTEIGTGRTAGQLLGDGAAGTTFAGTALQDEAAFGWSRLLYLAGTIGSVGLLRLVAGLLLALAPLAAGLLLFEATRGLFAGWLRGLVLSVLGAVGISVVLAVELAILEPWLADAVRVRGLGYGVPSAPIELFAITLAFALIQAGAIWLLAKVAFTRGWPSLHVPEVRLPDGLAKLRPASTTSSAPVYLESRAQRTADSVERLVDREQRTVHERMSYRTLTTGGTTSTVHGSATPSVGPGERLGSSYRRTAHRASMVARRREGQQS, from the coding sequence ATGGCCTGCGCAGCCATCGTCACCGGCGACCGGTTCCTGTCGAGAACGCTGGAGCATATCGATTGCCAGGCGCAGCTGCTCGGCAGCTTCGGGTATCAGGCGCTGGGGCAGCCGGGTTCGCTCGCCTCCACGGTCGTGGCCGGGCTGCTGACGCTGTTCATCGCGATCATCGGCTTGCGCTTTCTGTTCGGCCCCGGCCCCGGCGCGCGCGACCTCGTCTACGATGCACTCAAGGTCGGCATTGTCCTGACGCTCACCTTCTCCTGGCCAGCGTTCCGAACGGTGGTCCATGACGTTGCGATCGCCGGCCCGGCGGAGATCGCCAGCGGCATCGCAACGCCCGGTATCGGCGATACCTCCGCGGGATTTGTCGAACGTTTGCAGCGGGTCGACGCCGCGATCATGCACCTGACCGAGATCGGCACCGGCCGCACGGCGGGGCAACTGCTTGGCGACGGCGCAGCGGGCACCACGTTCGCCGGCACCGCGCTGCAGGACGAAGCCGCATTTGGCTGGTCGCGTCTGCTTTATCTGGCCGGTACGATCGGTTCGGTTGGCCTCTTGCGCCTTGTTGCCGGCCTGCTGCTTGCGCTCGCCCCGCTTGCTGCCGGCCTGCTGCTGTTCGAGGCCACCCGGGGTCTGTTCGCCGGGTGGTTGCGAGGCCTTGTTCTTTCGGTGCTTGGCGCGGTCGGCATCAGTGTGGTCCTTGCAGTGGAGCTGGCGATCCTCGAGCCCTGGCTCGCCGATGCCGTGCGGGTGCGCGGGCTCGGTTACGGCGTTCCTTCCGCGCCGATCGAGCTGTTCGCGATCACGCTGGCCTTCGCGCTGATTCAGGCCGGTGCGATCTGGCTGCTGGCGAAAGTGGCATTCACGCGCGGCTGGCCTTCGCTCCATGTGCCGGAAGTGCGGCTGCCGGACGGCCTTGCAAAGCTGCGGCCGGCATCGACAACCAGCAGCGCTCCTGTCTATCTCGAAAGCCGCGCACAGCGCACGGCGGACAGTGTCGAGCGCCTGGTCGACCGCGAGCAGCGCACTGTGCACGAACGGATGAGCTACCGCACGTTGACGACCGGGGGCACGACTTCCACTGTACACGGATCGGCGACTCCATCGGTCGGCCCCGGTGAAAGGCTGGGCAGTTCGTATCGCCGCACCGCG